A portion of the Rhinopithecus roxellana isolate Shanxi Qingling chromosome 19, ASM756505v1, whole genome shotgun sequence genome contains these proteins:
- the GPR142 gene encoding probable G-protein coupled receptor 142, translating into MLTGDCGDPQEKPQVTQDSAPQSMGLEGRETAGQPRVTLLPTPNGSGLSQEFESHWPEIPERSPCVAGVIPVIYYSVLLGLGLPVSLLTAVALGRLATRTRKPSYYYLLALTASDIIIQVVIVFAGFLLQGALLARQVPQVVVRVANILEFAANHASVWIAILLTVDRYTALCHPLHHRAASSPGRTRRAIAAILSAALLTGIPFYWWLDVWRDADSPSTLDEVLKWAHFLTVYFIPCGVFLVTNSAIIHRLRRRGQSGLQPRVGKSTAILLGITTLFTLLWAPRVFVMLYHMYVAPVHRDWRVHLALDVANMVAMLNTAVNFGLYCFVSKTFRVTVRQVIHDAYLPCTLASQPEGKAAKPVMEPLGLPKGAEV; encoded by the exons ATGCTGACAGGGGACTGCGGGGACCCTCAGGAAAAGCCACAGGTGACCCAGGACTCAGCTCCCCAGAGCATGGGGCTTGAGGGACGAGAGACAG CTGGCCAGCCACGAGTGACCCTGCTGCCCACACCCAACGGCAGCGGgctgagccaggagtttgaaagccaCTGGCCAGAGATCCCAGAGAGGTCCCCATGTGTAGCTGGCGTCATCCCTGTCATCTACTACAGTGTCCTGCTGGGCCTGGGGCTGCCTG TCAGCCTCCTGACCGCAGTGGCCCTGGGCCGCCTTGCCACCAGGACCAGGAAGCCCTCCTACTACTACCTTCTGGCACTCACGGCCTCGGATATCATCATCCAGGTGGTCATCGTGTTCGCGGGCTTCCTCCTGCAGGGAGCCTTGCTGGCCCGCCAGGTGCCCCAGGTTGTGGTGCGCGTGGCCAACATCCTGGAGTTTGCTGCCAACCACGCCTCAGTCTGGATCGCCATCCTGCTCACGGTTGACCGCTACACTGCCCTGTGCCACCCCCTGCACCATCGGGCCGCCTCGTCCCCAGGCCGGACCCGCCGGGCCATTGCTGCTATCCTGAGTGCTGCCCTGTTGACCGGCATCCCCTTCTACTGGTGGCTGGACGTGTGGAGAGACGCTGACTCACCCAGCACGCTGGACGAGGTCCTCAAGTGGGCTCACTTTCTCACTGTCTATTTCATCCCTTGTGGTGTGTTCCTGGTCACCAACTCGGCCATCATCCACCGTCTGCGGAGGAGGGGCCAGAGTGGGCTGCAGCCCCGGGTGGGCAAGAGCACAGCCATCCTCTTGGGCATCACCACACTGTTCACCCTCCTGTGGGCACCCCGGGTCTTTGTCATGCTCTACCACATGTATGTGGCCCCTGTCCACCGCGACTGGAGGGTCCACCTGGCCTTGGATGTGGCCAATATGGTGGCCATGCTCAACACGGCAGTCAACTTTGGCCTCTACTGCTTTGTCAGCAAGACTTTCCGGGTCACTGTCCGACAGGTCATCCACGATGCCTACCTGCCCTGCACTTTGGCATCACAGCCAGAGGGCAAGGCGGCAAAGCCTGTGATGGAGCCTCTGGGACTCCCCAAAGGGGCAGAAGTGTAG